Proteins encoded together in one Candidatus Hydrogenedentota bacterium window:
- a CDS encoding DUF1559 domain-containing protein encodes MRGLTRCSVHVPKRRDVRGPCHALTDPRSRRTLELSSLWCKEDSPVKSRGFTLVELLVVIAIISILAAILLPALARAREAARRSACQNNLKQLGLIFKLYAGESPSAKYPPFQVFFRGGSEYDFAAAPRIESIYPEYLTDPAILICPSDPKDSVDLFRGADGTFIIHIPKYQGGLAHRADASYAYWGWVLDKLGDTDPTVPLGDFGQYFHRPDDTPAPAQFMEIVHYLNENIFALSHEGPADDDVPALTPSHGNGGGRMVFRLREGIERFLISDINNPAASAKSQSDLWIMHDAISPIAANYNHVPAGANVLYMDGHVEFVKYPDEVPVSRVWASTIGGVFDPNVP; translated from the coding sequence ATGCGGGGATTAACGAGATGTTCGGTGCACGTGCCCAAACGGCGCGATGTACGGGGCCCGTGCCACGCGTTGACGGATCCGCGATCCCGGCGTACACTTGAGTTGAGTTCCTTGTGGTGCAAGGAGGACTCGCCCGTGAAGTCCCGTGGTTTTACGCTTGTCGAGTTGTTGGTTGTAATCGCGATCATCTCGATTCTCGCGGCCATCCTGCTGCCGGCGCTGGCGCGGGCGCGGGAGGCGGCGCGGCGGTCCGCGTGCCAGAACAACCTCAAGCAACTCGGCCTCATCTTCAAGCTGTATGCGGGCGAATCGCCGAGCGCCAAATACCCGCCGTTCCAGGTGTTTTTCAGGGGCGGGTCCGAGTACGACTTCGCCGCCGCGCCGCGTATCGAGTCGATTTACCCCGAATACCTGACGGACCCCGCCATCCTCATATGCCCGTCCGACCCGAAGGACAGCGTGGACCTGTTCCGCGGCGCGGACGGGACGTTCATCATTCATATTCCGAAGTATCAGGGCGGCCTCGCCCATCGTGCGGATGCGAGCTATGCCTACTGGGGCTGGGTCCTGGACAAGCTCGGCGACACCGACCCGACGGTCCCGCTGGGCGACTTCGGCCAGTACTTCCACCGGCCGGACGACACCCCGGCCCCGGCACAGTTCATGGAAATCGTGCACTACCTCAACGAGAACATTTTCGCGTTGAGCCATGAGGGCCCCGCGGACGATGACGTGCCCGCCCTGACCCCGAGCCACGGGAACGGGGGCGGCCGAATGGTCTTCCGCCTGCGCGAGGGCATCGAGCGGTTCCTTATCAGCGACATCAACAATCCGGCCGCCAGCGCCAAATCACAGAGCGATCTCTGGATCATGCACGACGCCATCTCCCCCATCGCCGCGAATTACAACCACGTTCCCGCGGGCGCCAATGTCCTCTACATGGACGGCCACGTGGAGTTCGTAAAATACCCCGACGAGGTCCCGGTCAGCCGCGTCTGGGCTTCGACCATCGGTGGGGTCTTCGACCCGAACGTCCCGTAA
- a CDS encoding beta-galactosidase, with amino-acid sequence MLSSIAFASLFAAAAGANQFSFTIWDWEPAYRDMGFFKRQVDTVADYGVNTIELGISWRDCEASDGAFDFSIPDERVSYVRSKDMALRLRVNVTDWPEWFQPELFQNPDGTTFDYSGGLPSVFSAENRERQLHFVSAAAKHYSGMGYTYTPAFSVHMEVKFGGWNTYEPSARAGFRNWLAGRYGSIASLNESWNTSYAAFGDIEPPVPQDTKDEPSTDAASADWIRFREAALTDWVTAFAAAVRKNDTSARISVPLGESFRSESAAFANLAYWDYSRPADEIVHSYDFFMHGPANIGDVGIALAIMTGITQRPTVLEIDGPVLLDKYGYTTEHLVFAAKAVLAKGAEGIQITNWGSSELSGQTWMRAIGDECRMRDARDGVSPGLKAAWYYVSKWENYCNRDPNVSLFERQFGPFREMLKANLWLRVVTDENLLYEDPTDQDVFIPSAAVIDDEVRERLRSVSLGTTVSALTKPGTFTPTAKTNGNFGAKIRLVEPAAFDDAIARGSLPREPEGSHRVLRVAAVQFHTCFDVPSNTRQIVEWIGKAAEAGARVAVFSEMALTGYTKKPEFRETLDWNVIDTSIDAIRTACDERDVYAIVGAPTRDGDKIFCAALTISPDGEIIDRYEKTYLAGEAWATPGTRFTTFNIDDAKSGTFVCHDERYPHLVQLRALAGAQLFFYISCESGIGEEHKIGPYRAQLQARAVENGVFIVHANAPALRDDPDAEGTSNGHSRIIGPDGNVIAEAGPYEDTMVIADIDLRHARKGGMPAALENGPAAEWIRKGVGLVTSQ; translated from the coding sequence GTGCTGAGTTCAATTGCCTTCGCGTCGCTGTTTGCCGCAGCGGCTGGCGCCAACCAATTCTCGTTCACGATCTGGGATTGGGAACCTGCCTATCGTGACATGGGTTTCTTCAAACGGCAGGTGGATACGGTTGCAGACTACGGCGTAAACACGATTGAACTTGGCATCTCCTGGCGCGACTGCGAAGCCTCGGACGGTGCGTTCGACTTTTCCATACCGGACGAGCGCGTTTCCTACGTGCGCTCAAAGGACATGGCGTTGCGGCTCCGCGTCAACGTAACGGACTGGCCGGAGTGGTTCCAGCCGGAGCTGTTTCAGAATCCCGACGGCACAACGTTCGACTACAGCGGCGGATTGCCGAGTGTGTTCAGCGCAGAAAATCGCGAGCGTCAATTGCATTTTGTCTCCGCCGCGGCCAAACACTACTCGGGCATGGGCTACACGTATACGCCCGCGTTCTCCGTGCATATGGAGGTCAAGTTCGGCGGATGGAATACGTACGAGCCGTCCGCGCGCGCGGGATTTCGCAATTGGCTCGCGGGCCGCTACGGTTCAATCGCGTCACTGAACGAGTCGTGGAACACGTCGTACGCTGCGTTTGGAGACATCGAACCACCGGTTCCTCAGGATACGAAGGACGAGCCGTCCACGGATGCGGCGTCGGCGGACTGGATTCGTTTTCGCGAAGCGGCGCTGACGGATTGGGTGACGGCGTTCGCCGCCGCCGTACGGAAGAACGACACCTCCGCGCGTATTTCCGTGCCGCTAGGAGAAAGCTTCCGCAGCGAATCCGCGGCGTTTGCGAACCTCGCCTACTGGGATTACTCGCGTCCCGCGGACGAAATTGTTCACTCCTATGACTTCTTCATGCACGGTCCTGCGAATATCGGCGACGTGGGGATTGCCTTGGCAATAATGACGGGCATCACGCAACGTCCAACTGTCCTCGAAATCGATGGCCCGGTACTTCTCGACAAATACGGCTACACAACGGAGCACCTTGTATTCGCGGCGAAAGCTGTCCTGGCGAAAGGAGCGGAGGGGATTCAAATCACGAATTGGGGGAGCAGCGAACTCTCCGGCCAGACATGGATGCGCGCGATAGGCGACGAGTGCCGGATGCGCGACGCGCGCGATGGCGTATCGCCGGGGCTGAAGGCGGCCTGGTACTACGTATCGAAGTGGGAGAACTACTGCAACCGCGATCCGAACGTGTCGCTGTTCGAGCGCCAATTTGGGCCGTTCCGCGAGATGCTGAAAGCCAACCTATGGCTTCGCGTCGTCACGGACGAAAACCTGCTGTATGAAGACCCGACCGATCAGGACGTCTTCATTCCGTCCGCGGCGGTGATAGATGACGAAGTACGCGAACGCCTGCGTTCTGTCTCGCTCGGGACGACCGTGTCGGCGCTGACAAAGCCCGGAACATTTACGCCCACCGCAAAAACCAACGGGAACTTTGGGGCCAAAATACGCCTTGTCGAACCGGCGGCGTTCGATGACGCAATCGCGCGGGGCTCGCTGCCACGCGAGCCGGAAGGTTCGCATCGCGTATTACGCGTGGCGGCCGTGCAGTTTCACACCTGCTTCGATGTGCCATCCAATACGCGACAAATCGTCGAATGGATCGGCAAAGCGGCGGAAGCGGGCGCGCGCGTCGCGGTTTTCTCCGAAATGGCGTTGACGGGGTATACAAAGAAACCGGAGTTTCGCGAGACACTGGACTGGAACGTGATCGACACGTCAATCGACGCGATCCGCACGGCGTGCGACGAACGCGACGTATACGCGATCGTCGGCGCTCCCACGCGTGACGGCGACAAGATTTTCTGCGCGGCGCTGACAATTAGTCCGGACGGTGAGATTATCGATCGCTACGAGAAAACCTATCTCGCGGGAGAGGCATGGGCGACGCCCGGCACGCGGTTCACGACGTTCAACATCGACGACGCAAAGAGCGGTACGTTCGTCTGCCACGACGAGCGCTACCCGCACCTGGTCCAACTGCGCGCGCTCGCGGGCGCGCAATTGTTCTTCTACATTTCCTGCGAGTCGGGCATCGGCGAGGAACACAAGATCGGGCCGTACCGCGCGCAGTTGCAGGCGCGCGCCGTGGAGAACGGCGTGTTCATCGTCCACGCGAACGCACCCGCGTTACGCGACGATCCGGACGCAGAAGGCACGTCGAACGGGCACAGTCGAATCATCGGACCCGACGGCAACGTCATCGCGGAGGCGGGTCCATACGAAGATACGATGGTGATCGCCGATATCGATCTGCGTCACGCACGCAAAGGCGGCATGCCCGCCGCGCTCGAGAATGGCCCGGCGGCGGAATGGATTCGCAAGGGCGTGGGACTGGTCACGAGCCAGTAA
- a CDS encoding PhoH family protein, producing MKKSYILDTNALLEDPNCIRVLRNGKENAVGIPFHVILELDKLKKEPRVKHLVSKAIDSIRENLEVVHIIKDDGSAPLIPSVDLQILKEIKSAGLDDPILVTNDRILQLMAEFSGVQSQEYKLSKPYESESQQYTGFVSDDEEKSMNCFSWHEGRPMFHGADGARVIEYEHEVWKVRPRNVYQNLAFELLLHEHIDLVSLQSEAGYGKTFLALAAALYMTLEQKRFDKIYVLKPLIEIGTKMGYLPGDVNDKMEPYIRYLYGLVTKLHSSRPANKIFDTPKEGPTRFDPSKFEILPLAFIRGMTIEDAVVIIDETQNLSRTEIRALLTRMGENVKCICLGDTRQVDNPYLNESNNALNWIVRMMRGLPNYAHLVLKGHRSRGPICDAVIKSGL from the coding sequence ATGAAAAAGAGTTACATTCTCGATACGAACGCGTTGCTCGAAGACCCGAACTGCATTCGCGTGCTGCGCAACGGCAAGGAAAACGCCGTTGGCATCCCGTTCCACGTCATTCTCGAACTGGACAAGCTGAAGAAGGAACCGCGCGTCAAACACCTCGTATCGAAAGCCATCGATTCGATTCGCGAGAACCTCGAGGTCGTTCACATCATCAAGGACGACGGATCGGCGCCGCTCATTCCGAGCGTGGATTTGCAGATACTGAAAGAGATCAAGAGCGCGGGGCTCGACGACCCGATTCTCGTCACGAACGATCGCATTCTGCAGCTCATGGCCGAATTCAGCGGCGTGCAGAGCCAGGAATACAAGCTGTCGAAGCCGTACGAATCCGAATCGCAGCAGTACACCGGGTTCGTTTCGGACGACGAAGAAAAGTCGATGAACTGCTTCTCGTGGCACGAGGGGCGCCCGATGTTTCACGGCGCGGACGGCGCGCGCGTGATCGAATACGAACACGAAGTATGGAAGGTGCGCCCGCGCAACGTGTACCAAAACCTCGCGTTCGAATTGCTGTTGCACGAACACATCGACCTGGTTTCGCTGCAGAGCGAGGCGGGATACGGCAAGACGTTTCTCGCGCTCGCCGCGGCGCTGTACATGACGCTCGAGCAGAAGCGCTTCGACAAAATCTACGTGTTGAAGCCGCTCATCGAGATCGGCACGAAGATGGGCTACCTGCCCGGCGACGTGAACGACAAGATGGAGCCGTACATTCGCTACCTGTACGGCCTCGTCACGAAACTTCACTCCTCGCGGCCGGCAAACAAAATATTCGACACGCCGAAGGAAGGACCGACGCGGTTCGATCCGTCCAAGTTCGAGATTCTGCCGCTTGCGTTCATCCGCGGCATGACGATCGAAGACGCGGTGGTCATCATCGACGAAACGCAAAACCTTTCGCGCACGGAGATTCGCGCATTGCTCACGCGCATGGGCGAAAACGTCAAGTGCATCTGTCTGGGCGACACGCGACAGGTGGACAACCCCTACCTGAACGAATCCAACAACGCGCTGAACTGGATCGTCCGCATGATGCGTGGCCTGCCGAACTACGCGCACCTCGTGCTGAAGGGCCACCGTTCCCGCGGACCGATCTGCGACGCGGTGATCAAGTCGGGGTTGTAG
- a CDS encoding penicillin acylase family protein codes for MKNILVCAALCAFAFAASAQTKLEGLSGNVEVKFDEYGIPHIFATKWTDAVRALGYIHATDRMMQMEVTRRRASGTLAEVVGKDALAEDILVRQLGLRRTCEQFWREGNYPDALRDDLEAYCQGVNAKMKELGADQDLAPWTPVDCIVFGKYMAWDQSGTNDDLWFGMMLDKLGPQAFEELWPLDRPYEVPAVTHQADETKVAKAGLASISGASSAYMAALRQFPDQWPGREGAFGSNNWAVSGSKTRSGKPMLCSDPHLGFSLPSIWYAAHLSAEGRNIAGVTFAGSPSIVIGHNDRLGWGITNLQTDAVDYFVETVDETDPLKYKHRGEWKAMERITEEVPLMGEAPHKLDIDYTIHGPVISREGKVISMQWTDLGVSTDALAIFGMNRATNFDEWLAAARQLVAPCINLMYADVEGNIALYCAGSLPVRQHGQGRVPMDGASGDNDWVGMIPKDKMPLAINPPEGFIMSANGRPASIGYPFYLGFQWDPSCRSRRIVDMLSVANDLTIESMGRIQNDAHDKFAETFLPVFLRVMTQTDVTDPFAAKLLAALSQWDYAADADSIGTIIWLRWMEEYRDATWNDEWAARGIEPRGGSWGFSGDNEREPMLEVLEFMTRENPNSVWFDDRATPERETRDDIVRKAFAGAVERLKKDIGEDLAKYAWRNFNILRVRALMGDDNLAREGGPVPGDSFTVNPGGDGGAVGGGASWRMIVDFADTTASVGTYPGGQSESEDSPHYADLMPLWASGKYAPLRMVADASALPADDVTMSLTLVPQP; via the coding sequence ATGAAGAACATTCTCGTATGTGCGGCGCTGTGCGCATTCGCCTTCGCTGCAAGCGCCCAAACCAAACTCGAAGGTCTCAGTGGCAACGTCGAGGTCAAGTTCGACGAATACGGCATCCCGCATATCTTCGCAACCAAATGGACCGACGCGGTGCGCGCGCTGGGATACATCCACGCGACGGACCGCATGATGCAGATGGAAGTCACGCGCCGCCGCGCTTCCGGTACGCTCGCCGAAGTGGTGGGGAAGGACGCGCTCGCGGAAGACATCCTCGTGCGCCAGCTTGGCCTGCGCCGCACCTGCGAACAATTCTGGAGGGAAGGCAACTACCCCGACGCCCTGCGCGATGACCTTGAAGCGTATTGCCAGGGCGTCAACGCCAAGATGAAAGAACTTGGCGCCGACCAGGATCTTGCGCCGTGGACCCCCGTCGATTGCATCGTATTCGGCAAGTACATGGCGTGGGACCAATCGGGAACGAACGACGATCTCTGGTTTGGCATGATGCTCGATAAGCTCGGGCCACAAGCGTTCGAGGAATTGTGGCCGCTTGACCGGCCATATGAAGTGCCCGCCGTGACCCACCAAGCGGACGAGACGAAGGTAGCTAAGGCGGGCCTTGCGTCCATTTCGGGTGCGTCCTCCGCGTACATGGCCGCGCTACGCCAATTTCCCGATCAATGGCCCGGCCGCGAAGGCGCCTTCGGCTCGAACAATTGGGCGGTTTCCGGCAGCAAGACGCGCAGCGGCAAACCGATGCTGTGCAGCGACCCGCACCTCGGTTTCAGCCTGCCGTCAATTTGGTACGCTGCCCATCTCAGCGCCGAAGGCCGCAACATCGCCGGCGTAACCTTCGCCGGCAGTCCGTCAATCGTGATTGGACACAACGACCGCCTCGGCTGGGGTATCACGAATCTTCAAACGGATGCCGTCGACTACTTCGTTGAGACCGTCGATGAAACCGATCCCCTCAAATACAAGCACCGCGGCGAATGGAAAGCGATGGAGCGCATCACGGAAGAGGTGCCCTTGATGGGCGAAGCGCCGCACAAACTCGACATCGACTACACCATCCATGGCCCCGTCATCAGCCGCGAAGGCAAAGTCATTTCGATGCAATGGACCGATCTCGGCGTCTCGACCGACGCCCTCGCCATCTTCGGCATGAACCGCGCCACAAACTTCGATGAATGGCTCGCGGCCGCGCGCCAGCTTGTCGCGCCGTGCATCAATCTCATGTATGCCGACGTCGAAGGCAACATCGCGCTCTACTGCGCCGGCTCCCTGCCCGTCCGCCAGCACGGCCAAGGCCGCGTGCCGATGGACGGCGCGTCCGGCGACAACGACTGGGTCGGCATGATCCCGAAAGACAAAATGCCGCTCGCAATCAATCCGCCCGAGGGATTCATTATGTCCGCGAACGGCCGCCCCGCTTCGATTGGCTATCCCTTCTATCTCGGGTTTCAATGGGACCCAAGTTGCCGCTCCCGCCGCATCGTGGACATGTTGAGCGTCGCAAACGATCTCACCATCGAGTCAATGGGTAGAATTCAAAACGACGCGCACGACAAGTTCGCGGAAACGTTTCTGCCCGTCTTTCTCCGCGTTATGACGCAGACCGATGTGACCGATCCCTTCGCGGCCAAGTTGCTCGCGGCCCTCAGCCAGTGGGACTACGCCGCCGATGCCGACTCGATCGGCACGATTATCTGGCTTCGCTGGATGGAAGAGTACCGAGACGCGACGTGGAACGACGAATGGGCCGCGCGCGGCATCGAGCCGCGCGGCGGGTCCTGGGGTTTCTCCGGCGACAACGAGCGCGAGCCGATGCTCGAAGTCCTCGAATTCATGACCCGCGAGAACCCGAATTCAGTCTGGTTCGACGACCGCGCAACGCCCGAACGCGAAACCCGCGACGACATCGTGCGCAAAGCGTTTGCCGGGGCGGTCGAGCGGTTGAAGAAAGACATCGGCGAAGACCTCGCCAAGTACGCGTGGCGTAATTTCAATATCCTTCGCGTACGCGCGCTAATGGGTGATGACAATCTCGCGCGCGAGGGCGGCCCCGTTCCCGGCGACTCGTTCACCGTCAATCCCGGCGGCGACGGCGGCGCCGTGGGCGGCGGCGCAAGTTGGCGCATGATCGTCGATTTTGCCGACACGACGGCAAGCGTGGGCACATATCCCGGCGGGCAAAGCGAGAGCGAGGACAGCCCCCACTACGCGGACCTCATGCCGCTCTGGGCATCGGGCAAGTACGCCCCCTTGCGCATGGTTGCCGACGCGAGCGCCCTCCCGGCGGACGACGTGACGATGTCACTGACCTTAGTGCCGCAGCCCTGA
- the thiD gene encoding bifunctional hydroxymethylpyrimidine kinase/phosphomethylpyrimidine kinase, with product MVPRALTIAGSDSGGGAGIQADLKTFAALRVYGMSAITSVTAQNTVGVDGVHDVPAEFVAKQIDMVAQDIGVDAAKTGMLSNADIIHAVAEAVKRNRIDKLVVDPVMVAKSGHTLLQDAARDALVREMLPIAHVLTPNVPEAEVLTGLRITDTESMQEAARVLHGKGPRYVVVKGGHLAGPEAVDLLFDGDTFQTFSSARFDTKNTHGTGCTFSAAIAGLLAKGFDVVASVEGAKAYLTKAIRHALPLGAGHGPLMHHWMAQDEVSSE from the coding sequence TTGGTCCCGCGGGCGCTGACGATCGCCGGCAGCGATTCCGGCGGAGGCGCGGGCATTCAGGCCGATCTCAAAACGTTCGCGGCCCTGCGCGTGTACGGCATGTCCGCGATCACGTCCGTCACCGCGCAGAACACCGTTGGCGTGGATGGCGTGCACGACGTGCCCGCGGAGTTCGTCGCCAAACAGATCGACATGGTCGCGCAGGATATCGGTGTCGACGCGGCGAAAACGGGCATGCTGTCCAACGCGGACATCATCCATGCAGTCGCTGAAGCGGTAAAGCGCAACCGCATCGATAAGCTCGTTGTAGACCCCGTTATGGTCGCGAAGAGCGGACACACATTGCTGCAGGACGCCGCGCGCGACGCGCTTGTCCGCGAGATGCTGCCAATCGCACATGTACTCACGCCAAATGTCCCCGAAGCCGAAGTGCTCACGGGACTGCGCATCACCGACACGGAATCCATGCAGGAGGCCGCGCGCGTTCTGCATGGAAAGGGCCCGCGCTACGTCGTCGTTAAGGGCGGCCACTTGGCAGGTCCCGAGGCGGTGGACCTCCTGTTCGACGGCGACACATTCCAGACGTTCTCCTCCGCGCGCTTCGACACGAAGAATACCCACGGTACGGGCTGCACCTTCTCCGCCGCGATCGCGGGCCTCCTCGCAAAGGGCTTCGATGTAGTCGCGTCCGTCGAAGGCGCGAAAGCGTATCTCACTAAAGCGATTCGCCACGCCCTGCCCCTGGGCGCAGGCCACGGCCCGCTCATGCACCACTGGATGGCCCAGGATGAAGTGAGTAGCGAGTAG
- a CDS encoding restriction endonuclease produces the protein MPIPDYQSIMFPLLRFASDKAEHSLRDAIEALADEFNLTDAERKELLPSEQQAIFDNRVGWARTYMKKAGLLETTRRGFFRLTSRGDDVLAQSPLRIDTKFLKQFPEFCEFQALRKPSTSNDTGEEESSGTPEEALESAYQNLRNDLAAELLTQVKQIPPTLFERLVVELLVKMGYGGSRKDAGQAIGKSGDEGIDGIIKEDRLGLDIIYIQAKRWVNTVGRPEIQKFAGALQGQRARKGIFITTSDFTKDAREFASRIDTKIVLIDGELLSEMLIDHNIGVAPVASYEIKRIDSDYFTGQ, from the coding sequence ATGCCGATTCCAGACTACCAAAGCATCATGTTTCCGTTGCTGAGGTTCGCCAGTGACAAAGCAGAACATTCGCTTCGAGACGCCATAGAGGCACTTGCGGATGAATTCAACCTCACCGACGCGGAGCGAAAGGAGCTACTCCCAAGCGAACAACAGGCGATATTTGACAACCGCGTCGGCTGGGCGCGCACGTACATGAAGAAAGCAGGCTTACTTGAGACAACGCGTCGGGGTTTCTTCCGACTCACGTCACGGGGTGACGATGTCTTGGCACAAAGCCCACTTCGTATTGACACAAAGTTTTTGAAGCAGTTTCCTGAGTTTTGCGAGTTTCAAGCCCTGAGGAAACCGTCCACTTCAAACGACACCGGAGAAGAGGAGTCTTCTGGTACGCCAGAGGAAGCGCTTGAAAGCGCATACCAAAACTTGCGCAACGATTTGGCCGCCGAACTATTGACACAGGTCAAGCAGATTCCACCGACATTATTCGAGCGCCTTGTCGTTGAATTGCTTGTCAAGATGGGTTACGGCGGTAGCCGAAAAGATGCAGGCCAAGCAATCGGCAAGAGCGGGGATGAAGGTATTGATGGCATTATTAAAGAAGACCGGCTCGGCTTGGACATCATTTATATCCAGGCGAAGCGTTGGGTAAACACAGTGGGAAGGCCCGAGATTCAAAAATTCGCAGGTGCGTTGCAGGGACAGAGGGCGCGAAAAGGGATCTTCATAACTACTTCGGATTTCACGAAGGACGCCCGAGAGTTCGCATCACGGATTGACACGAAAATCGTGCTGATCGACGGTGAATTGCTTAGTGAGATGCTCATTGACCACAACATAGGCGTTGCCCCCGTGGCAAGTTATGAGATTAAGCGAATAGACTCAGACTACTTCACCGGGCAATAA
- a CDS encoding NupC/NupG family nucleoside CNT transporter — protein sequence MELRLISALGLLVMLAIAYALSENRKAISWRLVAWGLGLQFVIAVLVLKTGLRDSIFPAASAGVNVLTAATLAGARFVFGKLPEDQNIGAIFAFQVLPVIIFVSALSAVLHHLRVIQLVVGAIACVMRRTLKTSGAETFCAALQIFLGIEAAAAVRTYIKNMTRSELCVIMTTYMGTIAGSVMVVYSTFGAEAGHLLTASFMTAPAAILLSKMLVPETGKPETSGDERISVPVESHNVIDAAAQGTAQGLNMALHVGATLIVFLGLVYLVDLCLTKATGFTFVQILGVAFRPVAWLLGVPSQDVSAVAQLLGKKTVFNEFLSYLDLKDAIANGTMTPRGIMISTYALCSFANPGSVGITIAGLDALAPERRTDVARLSLKAFVGGALASLMTACIAGMILYE from the coding sequence GTGGAGCTTCGTCTCATCAGCGCTCTCGGTCTGCTGGTCATGCTGGCGATTGCGTATGCGCTCTCCGAGAATCGTAAGGCCATTTCGTGGCGGCTCGTCGCGTGGGGGCTCGGCTTGCAGTTCGTCATTGCGGTTCTCGTGCTCAAGACCGGCCTCCGCGATTCGATATTTCCCGCCGCGTCCGCCGGAGTAAACGTACTGACCGCCGCCACGCTGGCCGGCGCCCGGTTTGTATTCGGCAAATTGCCGGAAGACCAGAACATCGGCGCCATCTTCGCGTTCCAGGTGCTGCCTGTCATCATTTTTGTGTCTGCGCTATCGGCGGTGCTGCACCATCTGCGCGTGATCCAGCTTGTCGTCGGGGCGATTGCGTGCGTCATGCGGCGCACCCTGAAGACGTCCGGCGCGGAGACGTTTTGCGCCGCGCTGCAAATCTTCCTTGGCATCGAGGCCGCCGCTGCGGTCCGCACCTACATCAAGAACATGACACGATCGGAACTCTGCGTGATCATGACGACCTACATGGGCACTATCGCGGGCAGCGTCATGGTTGTGTACTCGACCTTCGGCGCGGAAGCGGGCCATCTTCTCACGGCGTCGTTCATGACCGCGCCCGCGGCGATCCTGTTGTCGAAGATGCTCGTGCCCGAGACCGGGAAACCCGAAACCTCGGGCGACGAACGTATTTCGGTACCCGTCGAATCGCACAACGTAATTGATGCCGCGGCGCAGGGCACGGCCCAGGGACTTAATATGGCGCTGCACGTCGGCGCCACGTTGATCGTTTTTCTCGGTCTCGTGTACTTGGTTGATTTGTGCCTGACAAAAGCCACGGGGTTTACCTTCGTACAGATTCTCGGCGTTGCGTTTCGCCCGGTTGCGTGGCTGCTCGGCGTTCCGTCGCAGGACGTTTCCGCCGTTGCGCAACTGCTCGGCAAGAAAACGGTATTCAACGAGTTCTTGAGCTATCTCGATTTGAAAGATGCGATCGCGAACGGCACCATGACCCCGCGCGGCATAATGATATCGACGTATGCATTGTGCAGCTTCGCAAATCCCGGCAGCGTAGGAATCACGATTGCCGGGCTTGACGCGCTAGCGCCCGAACGCCGTACGGACGTCGCGCGGCTCAGTCTGAAAGCGTTCGTCGGCGGCGCGCTCGCGAGTCTCATGACCGCATGCATTGCAGGGATGATTCTCTATGAATGA
- a CDS encoding TetR/AcrR family transcriptional regulator, with protein sequence MINKKMRPAKQSTARKLLRAATDAFSAAGFDATSTRAVADRAGVNIALIAYHFGGKDGLYKAVLDAWVSGMCDGINRELSGVTTAARRTDALVSVFLRYALIESPGVAALIARESVTAVNSGAARRTAAALKPLIELLDSLVPSCETAIGDGAAFLGLLLRLAAPMPSIDGDGAKGYHLARVRALALLRPAIGSAPIHPGQPKPEAAPKHRVAPHPTVDFVD encoded by the coding sequence ATGATTAATAAAAAAATGCGGCCCGCTAAGCAGAGTACCGCCCGGAAACTCCTCCGGGCCGCGACCGACGCCTTCTCCGCAGCGGGCTTTGACGCGACCTCGACCCGCGCGGTAGCCGATCGCGCCGGCGTGAACATCGCGCTCATCGCCTATCACTTCGGCGGAAAGGACGGCTTGTACAAGGCGGTGCTGGACGCCTGGGTCTCCGGGATGTGCGACGGCATCAACCGGGAACTTTCGGGCGTGACCACCGCCGCCCGGCGCACGGACGCCCTCGTGAGTGTGTTCCTGCGGTACGCCCTTATCGAGTCGCCGGGCGTCGCGGCGCTGATCGCCCGGGAGTCCGTTACCGCGGTGAACTCCGGTGCGGCCAGGCGCACGGCAGCCGCCCTCAAGCCGCTCATCGAGCTGCTGGATTCGCTGGTGCCGTCGTGCGAAACCGCCATCGGCGACGGCGCCGCTTTCCTGGGTCTGCTGCTGCGGCTTGCCGCGCCAATGCCGTCCATAGACGGCGACGGGGCAAAGGGGTATCACCTGGCTCGGGTGCGCGCGCTCGCGCTGCTGCGTCCCGCCATCGGTTCCGCGCCGATCCATCCGGGCCAACCAAAGCCGGAGGCCGCGCCGAAACACCGCGTTGCACCCCATCCGACGGTGGATTTTGTGGATTAA
- a CDS encoding DUF2892 domain-containing protein — protein MTMERYIRMIAGTFILISLALAHWVSPYWLWFTAFVGANLLQSSITRWCLMEDILSALGVAKKTCAVDATAPQPH, from the coding sequence ATGACGATGGAACGGTACATTCGTATGATTGCGGGTACGTTCATTCTGATTAGCCTTGCGCTCGCGCATTGGGTCAGCCCGTACTGGCTGTGGTTCACGGCGTTTGTCGGAGCGAACCTGCTGCAATCGTCGATTACGCGGTGGTGCCTGATGGAGGACATTCTCTCAGCGCTCGGCGTCGCGAAAAAGACGTGCGCGGTCGATGCCACCGCGCCTCAACCGCACTGA